From Cucumis melo cultivar AY chromosome 1, USDA_Cmelo_AY_1.0, whole genome shotgun sequence, a single genomic window includes:
- the LOC103499867 gene encoding 4-coumarate--CoA ligase 1-like, producing the protein MAFESNQTQEFIFRSKLPDIHIPNHLPLHQYVFQNMPKFATRPCLINGATGDVYTYHDVQLTARRVAAGLHNLGIKKGDVVMNLLPNSPEFVFTFLGASYRGAIMTAANPFYTAVEIAKQAKAANAKLIVTMACFYDRVKDLAENGVKIVCVDFAVEGCLHFSVLSGADESLAPVVDFSSDDVVALPYSSGTTGLPKGVMLTHKGLITSVAQQMDGENPNLYYHADDVILSVLPFFHIYSLNSILLCGLRVGATILIMQKFDIVSLLQLIEKHKISIMPIVPPIFLAIAKSPEFEKYDVSSVRVLKSGGAPLGKELEDAVREKFPTAVLGQGYGMTEAGPVLSMSLAFAKEPFQVKAGACGTVVRNAEMKIVDTETGASLPANSSGEICIRGDQIMKGYLNDLESTKRTVDKEGWLHTGDIGFVDDDDELFIVDRLKELIKFKAFQVAPAELEALLITHPKLSDAAVIGMPDVEAGEVPVAFVVKANGGAITEEEVKQFITKQVVFYKRLKRVFFVNAIPKAPSGKILRKELRAKLALGAYN; encoded by the exons ATGGCCTTCGAATCAAACCAAACTCAGGAATTCATTTTCCGTTCAAAGCTTCCCGACATTCACATTCCCAATCATCTCCCACTTCACCAATACGTTTTCCAAAATATGCCCAAATTTGCCACCCGCCCCTGTTTGATCAATGGCGCCACCGGCGATGTTTACACTTACCATGACGTTCAGCTTACGGCTCGTCGAGTTGCTGCCGGCCTACACAATCTTGGTATTAAGAAGGGTGATGTTGTCATGAATTTACTTCCCAATTCCCCGGAGTTTGTCTTTACTTTCCTCGGCGCATCTTACCGGGGTGCCATCATGACGGCGGCAAACCCTTTTTATACGGCTGTGGAAATTGCTAAACAGGCCAAAGCTGCCAATGCGAAATTGATTGTGACCATGGCTTGTTTTTATGATCGGGTTAAGGATTTGGCTGAAAACGGTGTTAAAATTGTGTGTGTTGATTTTGCCGTTGAGGGTTGTTTGCATTTCTCTGTTTTGAGTGGAGCTGATGAATCCCTTGCACCGGTGGTGGATTTTTCCTCTGATGACGTGGTGGCGTTGCCGTACTCCTCCGGCACAACCGGTTTGCCGAAGGGAGTTATGTTGACGCATAAAGGGTTAATCACAAGTGTGGCTCAACAAATGGACGGCGAAAATCCGAACCTCTATTATCACGCCGATGATGTGATCCTCTCTGTGTTGCCGTTTTTTCACATCTAttcactcaattcaattttGTTGTGTGGGTTACGTGTTGGCGCTACGATTTTGATAATGCAGAAATTTGACATTGTTTCGCTCCTACAATTGATCGAGAAACACAAAATTTCCATCATGCCAATTGTGCCGCCGATCTTTTTGGCCATTGCTAAGTCACCGGAATTTGAGAAATACGACGTGTCGTCCGTGAGGGTTCTCAAATCCGGTGGAGCTCCACTGGGGAAGGAATTGGAAGACGCCGTGAGGGAGAAATTTCCAACGGCAGTTCTCGGACAAGGGTATGGAATGACCGAGGCTGGTCCCGTTCTATCCATGAGTTTGGCTTTTGCAAAAGAACCATTTCAAGTAAAAGCCGGAGCATGTGGAACAGTGGTCCGCAATGCAGAGATGAAGATTGTTGACACCGAAACCGGCGCCTCATTGCCGGCGAATTCTTCCGGAGAAATTTGTATTAGGGGCGATCAAATCATGAAAGGATATTTGAATGATTTGGAGTCAACAAAGAGGACTGTTGACAAAGAAGGATGGCTTCACACCGGTGACATTGGCTTCGTGGACGACGACGACGAGCTCTTCATCGTCGACCGCCTTAAAGAGCTTATCAAATTCAAGGCCTTTCAAGTGGCTCCCGCGGAGCTAGAGGCTCTTCTTATTACACATCCTAAACTATCTGATGCTGCCGTCATTGG taTGCCGGATGTGGAGGCAGGAGAAGTGCCGGTGGCGTTTGTGGTGAAGGCCAACGGCGGTGCAATAACAGAAGAAGAAGTAAAGCAATTCATAACAAAACAAGTTGTTTTCTACAAAAGACTAAAACGAGTGTTTTTCGTCAACGCTATTCCAAAAGCTCCTTCTGGCAAAATCCTTAGGAAAGAACTTAGAGCAAAATTAGCTTTGGGTGCTTACAATTAA